In one Myripristis murdjan chromosome 5, fMyrMur1.1, whole genome shotgun sequence genomic region, the following are encoded:
- the ccdc174 gene encoding coiled-coil domain-containing protein 174 isoform X2, whose amino-acid sequence MDKKKKPFDVTASSLVDLKAELYRKQEQFKQEKLGQENSGAAFKLKSKDKKPDIWSKQNSGVSSRAQRDVEQLAEEEISLNTARRKLEEKAKLYEQMTKGDFPDEETEGLFLVDFTQKIIDQKKETFAQREREREREDEERETSSPIPAPQNPDEEWVDYVDALGRSRRCMKKDLPEFQKLDQNLKGKGSASAEKTLLSEDMRRELQRQEWEREEEEAMKKPVGPLHYEDIRGQEARELGVGYFAFSQDEEQRRKQRETLDMLRDQTTEQRGKRETLKEKRKAILQARLAKVRQRKMKNAKLDDTDENQKEEEIGEEDELIGPSPAPEEHPEVSTLKKVEVEIQERKDTKPGVPHVREWDRGKEFMFSEWKSRRREERDSEFAPPSAYFTEDKRPRKEKTVDQGENKGKMSFKWSNSSGGISESKGEPQPKPPPKANPSPPPQQQPPAPVQPPTGGPPGSAPDSDPQPQYPSSAAGPQFSAPYNLQYPPPPFYPQFPPPFQYTGPSPFPPQFPPQYANQYMPHYPPPCPPQPQQLPQPEAPPQAPPPSLDDMLSFYKNST is encoded by the exons ATGGATAAAAAGAAGAAACCTTTCGACGTGACGGCCTCATCT CTGGTGGACCTCAAAGCTGAGCTGTACAGGAAGCAGGAGCAGTTCAAGCAGGAAAAACTTGGACAAGAAAACTCTGGAGCTGCGTTCAAACTAAAGAGCAAAGACAAG AAACCTGACATATGGAGCAAGCAGAACAGCGGGGTGTCGTCTCGAGCTCAGAGAGATGTGGAGCAGCTGGCCGAAGAGGAGATCAGCCTCAACACGGCCAG GCGCAAGTTGGAGGAAAAGGCCAAACTCTATGAGCAGATGACAAAAGGAGACTTTCCCG ATGAAGAGACGGAGGGGCTGTTCCTGGTTGACTTCACTCAGAAAATTATTGACCAAAAGAAAGAGACATttgcacagagggagagggagagagagagggaagatgaagaaagagagaccTCATCACCTATCCCAGCCCCTCAGAACCCAGATGAGGAATG GGTGGATTATGTGGATGCTTTGGGACGATCACGGAGATGCATGAAGAAAGACTTGCCGGAATTTCAGAAACTGGACCAAAATCTGAAAGGAAAAGG AAGCGCCTCAGCTGAGAAGACGTTGCTGTCAGAGGACATGCGTCGGGAGCTGCAGAGGcaggagtgggagagggaggaggaggaggcgatgAAGAAGCCTGTCGGGCCACTCCATTACGAGGATATCAGGGGCCAAG AGGCGCGGGAGCTTGGCGTGGGCTACTTTGCATTCTCTCAGGATGAAGAGCAGCGCAGGAAACAGCGGGAAACTCTGGACATGCTCAGAGACCAG ACAACAGAGCAGCGTGGGAAGAGGGAAACcctgaaggagaagaggaaagccATCCTGCAGGCACGGCTGGCCAAGGTCaggcagaggaagatgaagaatgCTAAGCTGGATGACACTGATGAAAaccagaaagaggaggaaattgGAG AGGAGGACGAGTTGATTGGGCCCTCGCCCGCACCAGAGGAGCACCCAGAGGTCAGTACACTGAagaaggtggaggtggagatCCAGGAAAGGAAAGACACCAAGCCTGGAGTTCCTCATGTCAGAGAATGGGACAGGGGCAAAG AATTTATGTTCAGTGAGTGGAAAAGTCGGCGTCGGGAAGAGCGAGATTCTGAATTCGCCCCTCCATCTGCGTACTTTACCGAGGATAAGAGACCGAGGAAGGAAAAGACTGTCGATCAGGGGGAGAACAAAGGGAAAATGTCCTTCAAGTGGTCTAATAGCTCAGGAGGAATCTCTGAGAGCAAGGGAGAGCCACAACCCAAGCCACCGCCTAAAGCGAatccctcacctcctcctcagcagcagcCTCCAGCTCCTGTGCAGCCTCCCACAGGCGGCCCCCCTGGTTCAGCTCCTGACTCAGACCCTCAGCCTCAGTATCCCTCATCAGCAGCAGGCCCTCAGTTTTCTGCCCCTTACAACCTGCAGTATCCTCCTCCTCCGTTTTATCCCCAGTTTCCTCCTCCGTTTCAGTACACGGGTCCTTCTCCTTTCCCTCCACAGTTTCCTCCACAGTACGCCAACCAGTACATGCCCCATTATCCCCCACCGTGTCCTCcccagcctcagcagctgccCCAGCCTGAAGCCCCCCCACAGGCCCCTCCTCCGAGCCTGGATGACATGTTGTCCTTCTACAAGAACTCCACTTGA
- the ccdc174 gene encoding coiled-coil domain-containing protein 174 isoform X1, translated as MDKKKKPFDVTASSLVDLKAELYRKQEQFKQEKLGQENSGAAFKLKSKDKKPDIWSKQNSGVSSRAQRDVEQLAEEEISLNTARRKLEEKAKLYEQMTKGDFPDEETEGLFLVDFTQKIIDQKKETFAQREREREREDEERETSSPIPAPQNPDEEWVDYVDALGRSRRCMKKDLPEFQKLDQNLKGKGSASAEKTLLSEDMRRELQRQEWEREEEEAMKKPVGPLHYEDIRGQEARELGVGYFAFSQDEEQRRKQRETLDMLRDQTTEQRGKRETLKEKRKAILQARLAKVRQRKMKNAKLDDTDENQKEEEIGEEEDELIGPSPAPEEHPEVSTLKKVEVEIQERKDTKPGVPHVREWDRGKEFMFSEWKSRRREERDSEFAPPSAYFTEDKRPRKEKTVDQGENKGKMSFKWSNSSGGISESKGEPQPKPPPKANPSPPPQQQPPAPVQPPTGGPPGSAPDSDPQPQYPSSAAGPQFSAPYNLQYPPPPFYPQFPPPFQYTGPSPFPPQFPPQYANQYMPHYPPPCPPQPQQLPQPEAPPQAPPPSLDDMLSFYKNST; from the exons ATGGATAAAAAGAAGAAACCTTTCGACGTGACGGCCTCATCT CTGGTGGACCTCAAAGCTGAGCTGTACAGGAAGCAGGAGCAGTTCAAGCAGGAAAAACTTGGACAAGAAAACTCTGGAGCTGCGTTCAAACTAAAGAGCAAAGACAAG AAACCTGACATATGGAGCAAGCAGAACAGCGGGGTGTCGTCTCGAGCTCAGAGAGATGTGGAGCAGCTGGCCGAAGAGGAGATCAGCCTCAACACGGCCAG GCGCAAGTTGGAGGAAAAGGCCAAACTCTATGAGCAGATGACAAAAGGAGACTTTCCCG ATGAAGAGACGGAGGGGCTGTTCCTGGTTGACTTCACTCAGAAAATTATTGACCAAAAGAAAGAGACATttgcacagagggagagggagagagagagggaagatgaagaaagagagaccTCATCACCTATCCCAGCCCCTCAGAACCCAGATGAGGAATG GGTGGATTATGTGGATGCTTTGGGACGATCACGGAGATGCATGAAGAAAGACTTGCCGGAATTTCAGAAACTGGACCAAAATCTGAAAGGAAAAGG AAGCGCCTCAGCTGAGAAGACGTTGCTGTCAGAGGACATGCGTCGGGAGCTGCAGAGGcaggagtgggagagggaggaggaggaggcgatgAAGAAGCCTGTCGGGCCACTCCATTACGAGGATATCAGGGGCCAAG AGGCGCGGGAGCTTGGCGTGGGCTACTTTGCATTCTCTCAGGATGAAGAGCAGCGCAGGAAACAGCGGGAAACTCTGGACATGCTCAGAGACCAG ACAACAGAGCAGCGTGGGAAGAGGGAAACcctgaaggagaagaggaaagccATCCTGCAGGCACGGCTGGCCAAGGTCaggcagaggaagatgaagaatgCTAAGCTGGATGACACTGATGAAAaccagaaagaggaggaaattgGAG AAGAGGAGGACGAGTTGATTGGGCCCTCGCCCGCACCAGAGGAGCACCCAGAGGTCAGTACACTGAagaaggtggaggtggagatCCAGGAAAGGAAAGACACCAAGCCTGGAGTTCCTCATGTCAGAGAATGGGACAGGGGCAAAG AATTTATGTTCAGTGAGTGGAAAAGTCGGCGTCGGGAAGAGCGAGATTCTGAATTCGCCCCTCCATCTGCGTACTTTACCGAGGATAAGAGACCGAGGAAGGAAAAGACTGTCGATCAGGGGGAGAACAAAGGGAAAATGTCCTTCAAGTGGTCTAATAGCTCAGGAGGAATCTCTGAGAGCAAGGGAGAGCCACAACCCAAGCCACCGCCTAAAGCGAatccctcacctcctcctcagcagcagcCTCCAGCTCCTGTGCAGCCTCCCACAGGCGGCCCCCCTGGTTCAGCTCCTGACTCAGACCCTCAGCCTCAGTATCCCTCATCAGCAGCAGGCCCTCAGTTTTCTGCCCCTTACAACCTGCAGTATCCTCCTCCTCCGTTTTATCCCCAGTTTCCTCCTCCGTTTCAGTACACGGGTCCTTCTCCTTTCCCTCCACAGTTTCCTCCACAGTACGCCAACCAGTACATGCCCCATTATCCCCCACCGTGTCCTCcccagcctcagcagctgccCCAGCCTGAAGCCCCCCCACAGGCCCCTCCTCCGAGCCTGGATGACATGTTGTCCTTCTACAAGAACTCCACTTGA
- the ghrl gene encoding appetite-regulating hormone, producing the protein MPLKRNTTLMVLLLCSLVLWCKSTSAGSSFLSPSQKPQSKGKSPRAGRQAMEELDQPHEGNHITISAPFEIGVTMREEDFEEYGVTLQKILQHLLENAETSPKPA; encoded by the exons ATGCCTCTGAAGAGAAACACAACCCtgatggtgctgctgctgtgctctcTGGTCCTGTGGTGCAAGTCGACCAGCGCGGGCTCCAGCTTCCTCAGCCCCTCTCAGAAACCCCAG AGTAAAGGGAAGTCTCCTCGAGCCGGCCGGCAAGCCATGGAGGAGCTTGATCAACCCCATGAGGGCAATCATATCACA ATCAGTGCCCCCTTTGAAATCGGAGTCACCATGAGAGAGGAGGACTTTGAGGAGTATGGTGTCACGCTGCAGAAAATCCTACAGCATCTTCTAGAAAACGCAG